The proteins below are encoded in one region of Sulfolobus islandicus Y.N.15.51:
- a CDS encoding S53 family peptidase — translation MYRYIFLMSMLLISIIPLVFASNPNMYQNPITLKGFREIGTLNANEEVIVTIFVPLKNLDLLYYYTSGASNPASPLYHKFLSPHEVQQLFLPTEEYNQILNYVKSSGFQVIFTASNSVIVIKGTVGQVEKYLGTKYAVYSNGSVTYYTNYGYPKINAYVYSSNISAIFFAHPSTLITESTIKSFQQEINQTFPLEGYWPTVLQKVYNVTTEGENTTIGILDLYGDPYIVQQLAYFDKITGLPNPPNFSVVPIGPYNPNLGIVTGWAGEISLDVEVAHAIAPKANITLYIANPNIPLPAIIAYITSQNKVDTLSQSFSIPESLFSSLFNGPSFYSCIILSDEYYALGSAEGITFLASSGDAGGSGYSNGPIGTVGYPSTSPFVTSVGGTTVYVQFPNGSYYQTAWSNYGFVPNNLNYGGSTGGVSIIEPKPWYQWGLPTPSTYPNGKLIPEISANANVYPGIYIVLPSNTTGITGGTSEASPLTAGVLATIESYTHHRIGLLNPILTYMAENYYGKVIEPITFGYNIPWVATYGYNLVTGYGTINAGYFEKILPTLNLSKELNVIVSVYNTSIPTVSPQQFYPGQRILVTANITYPNGSPVQTGEFKALIENYLGNLTTFNLTYNSLTKLWTGSGVLSNKASGILFVYVYGSSDGLRGIGYYETFSGYYITFNYTTTFTPVYVELGNAELGITLSNSYFQAPIGVMNITLNIYSYNITTNEYTLVRTLNVPIKDGVGVIDLPANLSVGDLLIEAVDSAYGFDAFTNGIYMQSLFILPQVVVEPGGVSPGQYITIEGTIIPPFNLPSSTFQDVFYGTNITTKLVNSNGIAISEANIPLSPNGIYFGYLYVPKNASPGIYNILLFATYHSYTLNTTIQGFYYGQIYVSNQAMISVKSIIYAFEGQTIFIYSNITNGTSEVKFGMFSATVYPSSLSFDYSTISSIIEIPLWYNPKVGEWEGNFTLPSTISAGNLTYLAGQGYFGMPFKILITGISALGNPTTTNPGNAYTINVLPYTLIANQTLDKTLPYYANLVNVKILNANGNLLNDFLTNVTIINSNVKILSGNISGLVIRNSTVFMMQTNSNNIVLYNSTLYAIGGSINGLNVIDSKVVPINVHIQGLHPELPTITINSPSKNVTGTINVTVTVVGEDVSEVNVYLNSNLINSFTNNGTHVVTINTQNYPDGGYNLTITAIQSDGLSSSNSSYIYFENGLTNINGKVSAISNQLTNVSNSLSSSISSLRTALSEYETISLVLGIVAIVLAIFSLIRRRR, via the coding sequence ATGTATAGATATATATTTTTAATGTCGATGCTATTAATTTCCATTATACCATTAGTTTTTGCATCAAATCCCAATATGTACCAGAATCCAATAACTTTGAAAGGATTTAGAGAAATAGGAACACTAAATGCCAATGAAGAGGTAATAGTTACAATCTTCGTACCACTTAAAAATCTAGATCTATTATACTATTACACCAGTGGAGCTTCAAATCCAGCTTCACCATTATATCATAAATTCTTAAGTCCTCACGAGGTTCAGCAGTTATTCTTACCTACTGAAGAGTATAACCAAATTCTAAACTACGTCAAAAGTAGCGGATTTCAAGTGATATTTACTGCATCGAACTCAGTAATAGTAATAAAAGGTACAGTGGGGCAAGTTGAGAAATATTTAGGTACTAAGTATGCGGTTTACTCTAATGGTTCCGTAACCTATTACACTAATTACGGATATCCCAAGATAAACGCCTATGTATACTCCAGTAACATTTCTGCAATATTCTTCGCCCATCCATCTACATTAATTACAGAGAGTACAATAAAGAGTTTTCAGCAAGAGATAAATCAAACATTTCCACTTGAAGGCTATTGGCCAACTGTGTTACAAAAAGTGTACAATGTTACTACAGAGGGAGAGAATACTACAATAGGAATACTAGACCTTTATGGCGATCCTTACATTGTACAGCAATTAGCGTATTTTGATAAAATAACTGGATTACCAAATCCTCCCAACTTTAGTGTAGTACCAATTGGACCCTATAATCCTAACTTAGGTATTGTAACTGGTTGGGCTGGAGAGATTAGCCTGGATGTTGAAGTAGCACACGCAATAGCTCCAAAGGCTAACATAACGCTATATATCGCTAATCCAAATATTCCTTTACCCGCTATTATCGCATATATTACAAGTCAAAATAAAGTTGATACGTTATCCCAAAGCTTTAGCATACCAGAAAGTCTCTTTTCCTCACTTTTCAACGGGCCATCATTCTATTCATGTATAATATTAAGTGATGAGTACTATGCACTAGGTTCAGCTGAGGGAATAACTTTCCTAGCAAGTTCTGGAGATGCTGGAGGCTCTGGGTATAGTAATGGACCAATAGGCACTGTAGGGTATCCCTCAACGTCACCTTTCGTAACTTCAGTGGGAGGTACGACTGTATATGTGCAATTCCCTAACGGTTCGTATTATCAGACTGCTTGGTCCAACTATGGTTTCGTTCCAAATAATCTAAATTATGGTGGTTCAACTGGTGGTGTAAGTATAATAGAGCCTAAACCGTGGTATCAATGGGGACTACCTACACCATCTACTTATCCAAACGGTAAGTTAATACCAGAGATCTCCGCTAACGCCAATGTATATCCTGGAATATACATCGTTTTACCAAGTAACACAACCGGGATAACAGGTGGCACAAGTGAGGCTTCTCCTTTAACTGCTGGAGTGCTAGCCACAATTGAAAGCTATACTCATCATAGAATAGGTTTACTTAATCCTATACTAACTTACATGGCTGAGAATTACTACGGTAAGGTAATAGAGCCAATAACGTTTGGTTATAACATACCGTGGGTTGCAACTTATGGCTATAACTTGGTAACAGGCTACGGTACAATTAACGCAGGATATTTTGAAAAAATACTACCCACACTTAATTTATCAAAAGAGCTAAATGTGATAGTTAGCGTTTACAATACATCAATACCCACAGTATCTCCTCAACAATTCTATCCTGGACAACGTATTCTAGTCACTGCTAATATAACATATCCTAACGGAAGTCCAGTACAAACTGGAGAATTCAAGGCATTAATAGAGAACTATCTTGGGAACTTAACTACGTTTAATCTGACATATAATTCACTTACTAAATTATGGACTGGTAGTGGTGTTTTATCCAATAAAGCTAGTGGTATCTTATTTGTCTACGTTTATGGAAGTAGTGATGGATTAAGAGGAATTGGGTACTATGAGACCTTCTCTGGATACTACATAACATTCAATTATACGACGACTTTTACACCAGTTTATGTAGAGTTGGGTAATGCTGAACTGGGAATTACCTTATCTAACTCATATTTCCAGGCGCCAATTGGAGTAATGAATATTACCCTTAATATTTACTCCTATAACATAACAACAAACGAATACACACTTGTAAGGACTTTAAATGTACCTATTAAAGATGGTGTAGGAGTTATCGATTTACCAGCAAACCTAAGCGTAGGGGATTTATTGATTGAAGCGGTGGACAGTGCTTATGGATTTGATGCATTTACTAATGGAATATACATGCAAAGCTTATTCATATTGCCACAAGTGGTAGTTGAGCCAGGTGGTGTTTCTCCGGGGCAATACATTACAATAGAAGGAACGATAATACCACCATTTAACTTACCAAGTAGTACATTCCAAGACGTATTTTACGGTACTAATATTACTACTAAATTGGTGAATAGTAACGGAATTGCAATAAGTGAGGCTAATATTCCATTATCACCGAATGGAATATACTTTGGATACTTATACGTACCCAAAAATGCTTCTCCCGGGATTTATAACATTTTACTGTTTGCAACCTATCACTCTTATACTTTAAACACTACAATTCAAGGATTCTACTACGGTCAGATATACGTTTCTAATCAAGCTATGATTTCAGTGAAGTCAATTATCTACGCATTCGAGGGACAGACTATTTTCATTTACTCTAATATAACTAATGGTACTAGTGAAGTTAAGTTTGGAATGTTTAGTGCCACTGTGTATCCCTCCAGCCTCTCATTTGATTACAGTACGATAAGCTCAATAATAGAGATACCGTTATGGTATAATCCTAAGGTAGGAGAATGGGAAGGAAATTTCACACTGCCTTCAACGATTAGCGCTGGAAATCTTACTTACTTAGCTGGACAAGGATATTTCGGGATGCCATTCAAGATCTTAATAACCGGAATTTCTGCCTTAGGAAATCCAACCACTACCAACCCCGGTAATGCTTATACGATCAACGTGTTGCCATATACTTTAATTGCGAATCAAACCTTAGATAAAACGTTACCATATTACGCGAATTTAGTTAACGTGAAGATATTGAATGCAAATGGTAATCTATTGAATGACTTCCTTACCAACGTTACCATAATTAACAGTAACGTAAAAATATTGAGTGGAAATATATCTGGTTTGGTAATTAGAAATTCTACAGTGTTCATGATGCAGACTAATTCAAATAATATTGTATTATACAATTCAACTCTATACGCAATAGGTGGAAGTATAAATGGATTAAATGTAATTGACTCTAAAGTAGTTCCAATAAACGTTCACATTCAAGGTTTACATCCAGAATTACCAACTATTACAATAAACTCGCCTTCTAAGAACGTAACTGGAACTATTAACGTTACTGTTACCGTGGTAGGTGAAGATGTAAGTGAAGTTAACGTATACTTAAATAGTAATCTGATAAATTCGTTTACAAACAATGGGACTCATGTGGTAACTATAAATACTCAAAACTACCCAGATGGTGGATATAATCTAACAATTACGGCAATTCAGAGCGATGGTTTAAGTAGTAGCAATAGTAGCTATATATATTTTGAAAACGGTTTAACCAATATAAATGGTAAGGTTAGTGCGATATCTAATCAGTTGACTAATGTAAGTAATAGTTTGTCATCTTCCATATCTTCCTTAAGGACTGCATTATCAGAATATGAGACTATATCTTTAGTACTTGGTATTGTCGCAATAGTTTTGGCAATATTTTCTCTAATAAGAAGGAGAAGATAA
- a CDS encoding OFA family MFS transporter: MKRNKYIIIGFVIMCFNSLYQYSWNALEPLLREGFNVSVVEIALGFTLFSVFSSVFQPIGGHFADKQGPKRIGVISAILSAIGFLGTYLSPNICVFFVSWSIGSIGEGILYGIAANLAMKWFRERMGFATGIVSMGFGIGSAIANPFISMAGNYRIVTLAIGLVEIVLLPILLYISDYPPKLSGQTPRQAVLSVKFWLIYLSFATSIVPLTVLSSELPILGKGLPQQELVTLISILPLLSGGLRPIFGYIADRLGILRTTFLLTIVLTLGSISLLLGEIALSTILVGFAGGSLITLYFNVSTEIFGFKFSTVNSGILYTGKALGGVLGSIIFALLYTISLRTSEIYTLSCSLIGVLTLLPLLFTKQSRKVQ, encoded by the coding sequence ATGAAAAGGAACAAGTACATAATTATTGGCTTCGTAATAATGTGCTTTAATTCACTTTACCAATATTCTTGGAACGCTTTAGAGCCTCTCTTAAGAGAGGGATTTAATGTTAGTGTAGTTGAGATAGCCTTAGGCTTTACGTTGTTCAGCGTATTCTCCTCTGTTTTTCAACCAATTGGGGGTCACTTTGCTGATAAACAAGGTCCAAAAAGGATAGGGGTTATCTCAGCAATTTTATCAGCAATTGGTTTTCTGGGTACTTATCTTTCCCCTAATATTTGCGTCTTTTTTGTAAGCTGGTCAATAGGTAGTATAGGAGAGGGCATACTTTACGGAATAGCTGCAAACCTAGCAATGAAGTGGTTTAGGGAAAGAATGGGATTTGCAACTGGGATTGTGTCAATGGGATTTGGAATAGGTTCGGCCATAGCTAATCCCTTTATATCCATGGCTGGTAATTACAGAATAGTAACACTCGCAATAGGATTAGTTGAGATAGTACTATTACCAATTCTCTTGTACATCTCAGATTATCCTCCTAAACTATCTGGTCAGACTCCAAGGCAAGCCGTTTTAAGTGTCAAATTCTGGCTAATCTACCTTTCTTTCGCAACTTCCATAGTTCCGCTAACAGTACTTTCTTCAGAATTACCAATACTAGGAAAAGGTTTACCTCAACAAGAATTAGTAACTTTGATCTCAATCTTACCCTTATTAAGTGGAGGATTAAGGCCAATTTTCGGCTATATTGCTGATAGATTAGGTATATTGAGAACAACGTTCCTTCTTACCATTGTATTAACGTTAGGTAGTATTTCTTTACTTTTAGGGGAAATAGCACTTTCAACGATTTTAGTAGGCTTTGCAGGAGGCTCACTAATTACACTCTATTTTAACGTTTCCACGGAGATATTCGGCTTTAAGTTTTCCACAGTGAATAGTGGTATATTATATACTGGTAAGGCTTTAGGCGGTGTGTTAGGTAGTATTATATTTGCATTGCTTTACACGATAAGTCTTAGAACCTCTGAAATATATACTTTGTCTTGTAGCCTAATAGGAGTTCTTACCTTATTGCCACTTTTATTTACTAAGCAGAGCAGAAAGGTTCAATGA
- a CDS encoding ABC transporter ATP-binding protein, with protein sequence MYVIEVNNVWKAYGKIIANEDITMRVKEGEIVALLGPNGAGKTTLVKQIYGELTPTKGEIRVLGKKPTDRHVKKFLGVIPQECEPYGDLTVWDNIYYMGRLKGASKDEIKKRGEELLERLDLRSKRNTLARDLSGGLKRRTLIAMALINNPKLLILDEPTTGLDPEARREVWEILLNMRKEGQSMLLTTHYLDEAERLADKIYFLSRKIIVEGTPTQIKEKFADWYEVIDYTNGKVYKVKGEEELKKIIMTINGKFEVRMPSLEEIYLQVMKDVE encoded by the coding sequence ATGTATGTCATTGAGGTAAATAACGTATGGAAGGCTTATGGTAAGATTATTGCAAATGAGGACATTACGATGAGAGTTAAAGAGGGAGAAATAGTAGCGTTATTGGGACCCAATGGCGCTGGTAAGACGACCCTCGTTAAGCAAATTTACGGTGAGTTAACCCCAACTAAGGGTGAAATAAGGGTTCTAGGTAAGAAACCAACTGATAGACACGTTAAGAAATTCTTAGGAGTAATCCCGCAAGAATGTGAGCCCTATGGTGATCTAACAGTATGGGATAATATATATTACATGGGGAGATTAAAGGGAGCTTCTAAGGATGAAATTAAGAAGAGAGGAGAGGAATTATTGGAAAGATTGGATTTGAGAAGTAAAAGGAACACTCTGGCTAGGGATCTATCTGGAGGTTTAAAGAGGAGAACTCTAATCGCAATGGCTTTGATAAATAATCCTAAACTCCTAATACTTGATGAACCCACGACTGGTTTAGATCCTGAAGCTAGAAGGGAGGTGTGGGAAATATTGCTTAACATGAGAAAGGAGGGTCAGAGCATGTTACTTACTACTCACTATTTGGATGAGGCAGAGAGACTAGCCGATAAGATATATTTTCTAAGCAGGAAGATTATAGTTGAGGGAACACCTACACAAATAAAGGAGAAATTCGCTGATTGGTACGAGGTAATTGATTATACTAACGGTAAGGTCTATAAGGTGAAGGGTGAGGAGGAGCTCAAGAAAATCATAATGACAATTAACGGCAAATTTGAAGTTAGAATGCCTAGTTTAGAGGAAATATATCTTCAAGTGATGAAGGATGTTGAGTGA
- a CDS encoding ABC transporter permease, translated as MLSEFLNLIVMQLKMIRAYLPVFLFFSILFPIGFMLVFGYISIRSLTPFIVAGTITFYVSIGVLTSVAQSLAFERNAGRFSLMIATGIPREFYAISIALSNGIATLIMIPIILVLGSYLLHVEIKSIPFLLIALVSSLFMASMLGMALGLGIRNIYAVNQYSTIISFVLSFFAPVYFPVAFIPLPFRYLTYIEPTTYVSQALYYAFIGNPLSLLWSLGIIIFGFIFVILSRYVIRRQ; from the coding sequence ATGTTGAGTGAATTTCTTAACTTAATTGTAATGCAACTAAAGATGATAAGGGCGTACTTACCGGTGTTTCTCTTCTTCTCAATACTTTTCCCAATAGGATTTATGCTAGTATTTGGATATATCTCAATTAGATCATTGACGCCATTCATAGTAGCTGGAACAATAACGTTTTACGTTTCAATTGGTGTTTTAACTTCTGTTGCTCAATCTCTTGCATTTGAGAGAAATGCTGGCAGATTCTCCTTGATGATAGCAACTGGTATACCGAGAGAGTTCTATGCAATAAGTATAGCTCTTAGTAATGGTATTGCCACACTAATTATGATACCAATAATCCTAGTCCTAGGTAGTTATTTACTTCATGTAGAAATAAAATCAATTCCTTTTCTACTTATCGCACTGGTATCGTCTCTATTTATGGCTTCAATGTTAGGTATGGCATTAGGCTTAGGAATTAGGAACATATACGCCGTAAATCAATACTCAACAATTATAAGCTTCGTACTTTCCTTCTTCGCCCCAGTTTACTTCCCAGTAGCCTTTATACCATTACCATTTCGCTATTTGACTTATATTGAACCTACTACTTACGTCTCTCAAGCCCTTTACTACGCTTTCATTGGTAATCCTTTATCTTTACTATGGAGTTTAGGGATAATAATTTTCGGTTTCATTTTCGTCATTTTAAGTAGATATGTTATAAGAAGGCAATAG
- a CDS encoding TrpB-like pyridoxal phosphate-dependent enzyme: protein MAMRIRIDLPQDEIPAQWYNILPDLPEELPPPQDPTGKSLELLKEVLPSKVLELEFAKERYVKIPDEVLERYLQVGRPTPIIRAKRLEEYLGNNIKIYLKMESYTYTGSHKINSALAHVYYAKLDNAKFVTTETGAGQWGSSVALASALFRMKAHIFMVRTSYYAKPYRKYMMQMYGAEVHPSPSDLTEFGRQLLAKDSNHPGSLGIAISDAVEYAHKNGGKYVVGSVVNSDIMFKTIAGMEAKKQMELIGEDPDYIIGVVGGGSNYAALAYPFLGDELRSGKVRRKYIASGSSEVPKMTKGVYKYDYPDTAKLLPMLKMYTIGSDFVPPPVYAGGLRYHGVAPTLSLLMSKGIVQARDYSQEESFKWAKLFSELEGYIPAPETSHALPILAEIAEEAKKSGERKTVLVSFSGHGLLDLGNYASVLFKE from the coding sequence ATGGCTATGAGAATAAGAATAGATTTGCCTCAAGATGAAATACCCGCACAATGGTATAATATCCTACCAGACTTACCGGAGGAACTACCCCCGCCACAAGATCCCACTGGCAAATCCTTAGAACTATTGAAGGAAGTTTTACCGAGCAAGGTGCTGGAGTTAGAGTTCGCTAAGGAAAGATACGTAAAAATTCCAGATGAGGTTCTGGAGAGATATTTACAAGTTGGAAGACCGACTCCAATAATTAGGGCAAAAAGGTTAGAGGAGTACTTAGGAAATAATATCAAAATCTATCTGAAGATGGAGAGCTACACTTACACTGGTTCTCACAAAATCAACAGTGCCTTAGCACATGTATATTACGCTAAATTGGATAACGCGAAATTCGTTACGACAGAAACTGGAGCTGGTCAGTGGGGATCATCAGTTGCACTAGCCTCAGCCCTATTTAGGATGAAAGCACACATATTTATGGTTAGGACTAGCTATTATGCAAAGCCTTACAGAAAATATATGATGCAGATGTATGGAGCGGAAGTTCATCCTTCTCCTTCAGATTTAACAGAATTCGGTAGACAATTATTGGCCAAAGACTCCAATCATCCTGGATCTTTAGGCATCGCAATAAGTGATGCAGTAGAATATGCTCATAAAAACGGTGGAAAATACGTTGTAGGTAGTGTGGTAAATTCAGATATAATGTTTAAAACGATTGCCGGAATGGAGGCTAAGAAGCAAATGGAACTGATTGGTGAAGATCCAGATTACATTATAGGAGTAGTAGGAGGGGGATCAAATTACGCAGCATTAGCTTATCCATTCTTAGGAGATGAGCTGAGGAGTGGAAAGGTTAGGAGGAAGTATATTGCCTCTGGATCCTCAGAAGTTCCAAAAATGACTAAGGGTGTTTATAAATACGATTATCCAGACACTGCGAAATTGTTGCCAATGCTAAAAATGTACACAATAGGGTCGGACTTCGTACCACCTCCAGTTTATGCAGGTGGGCTAAGATATCATGGAGTAGCCCCAACTCTCAGTCTATTAATGAGCAAGGGAATTGTACAAGCAAGAGATTACTCTCAAGAGGAGTCGTTCAAATGGGCTAAATTATTCTCAGAACTGGAGGGATATATACCAGCTCCAGAGACTTCTCACGCATTGCCAATATTGGCTGAAATAGCTGAAGAGGCTAAGAAGAGCGGAGAAAGGAAGACAGTACTGGTTAGCTTCTCTGGGCATGGACTACTAGATTTGGGCAACTACGCCTCAGTGTTATTTAAGGAGTAG
- a CDS encoding TldD/PmbA family protein, with amino-acid sequence MTDLQSLYDKFRYPYVEVRRHIVSTFGMSFLNGRLMGSFRFTDDGYSVRYYKDGVLYFASSNNPNDLLSSNKEYKIEGWESGLDNTEPKEGSYEVKEGKPFDLMSVDEKISFFKNLYEAVKDFRSVKSVSFFYDESIEEKEIIVNGSRIVGRVPRLYVGMNLVLNENNRTATAFYELGGSGGLEVLERMNLNEVVVDKVRSVTEVLAKGKSFGERTTDVVLSNMLTSIMAHESVGHPFEADRVLGREFAQAGLSYLAELKDNRIGSDVVTVIDDPTIPNSGGYYTTDDEGVEARPKYLIKDGKVNEYLQNRFSSSKFNVKSNGSARAANFDREPLIRMSNTFFKPGNMTFDELLEDVKEGVYIKSYMEWNIDDMRLGQRYVGLEAYEIKKGKIGDPVLFPVFQGKTTELLKAVDAVDNTLVFYPGTCGKGDPDQGIPVWLGGPNMRLRNVRIKVMGNE; translated from the coding sequence ATGACTGATCTGCAATCTCTTTACGATAAGTTCAGATACCCTTACGTGGAGGTTAGGAGACATATCGTATCGACGTTTGGGATGTCTTTTCTTAATGGCAGATTAATGGGATCTTTTAGGTTTACAGATGATGGCTATTCAGTTAGGTATTACAAGGATGGCGTGTTATATTTTGCTTCATCAAATAATCCCAATGATCTACTGAGCAGCAACAAGGAGTATAAGATAGAGGGGTGGGAGAGCGGTTTAGATAATACTGAACCTAAGGAGGGTAGTTATGAGGTTAAAGAGGGTAAACCTTTTGATCTCATGTCAGTTGACGAGAAGATAAGCTTCTTCAAGAACCTATACGAGGCTGTAAAGGACTTCCGTTCAGTCAAAAGCGTTTCATTTTTCTATGACGAAAGTATTGAGGAGAAGGAGATTATTGTCAATGGTTCACGTATAGTTGGAAGGGTTCCTAGGCTTTACGTAGGAATGAACTTAGTCCTTAACGAGAACAATAGGACGGCTACTGCGTTTTACGAACTTGGAGGAAGTGGTGGGCTGGAAGTATTAGAGAGGATGAATTTGAATGAGGTCGTAGTGGACAAGGTTAGATCTGTTACTGAGGTCTTGGCTAAGGGTAAGAGCTTTGGTGAGCGGACTACTGATGTAGTTTTGAGTAATATGTTAACAAGTATAATGGCTCATGAATCTGTTGGGCATCCATTTGAGGCCGATAGAGTTTTGGGTAGGGAATTCGCCCAGGCTGGTTTGAGTTATCTAGCCGAATTGAAGGATAATAGGATAGGTAGCGATGTCGTTACTGTTATAGATGATCCTACAATACCGAACAGTGGCGGTTATTACACAACAGACGATGAGGGTGTTGAAGCTAGACCTAAATACTTAATTAAGGATGGTAAGGTTAACGAATATTTACAAAATAGGTTTAGTAGTAGTAAATTTAACGTTAAGAGTAATGGCTCGGCCAGGGCTGCGAATTTCGATAGGGAACCTTTAATTAGGATGTCTAATACTTTCTTTAAACCTGGTAACATGACCTTTGATGAGCTTTTGGAAGACGTCAAGGAAGGCGTTTATATAAAGAGTTACATGGAGTGGAATATTGATGATATGAGACTAGGTCAACGATATGTTGGGTTGGAAGCTTATGAGATTAAGAAAGGAAAGATTGGTGATCCAGTGCTATTCCCGGTTTTTCAAGGGAAGACTACTGAATTGTTAAAGGCAGTTGATGCAGTTGACAATACTTTAGTATTTTATCCGGGTACTTGTGGCAAGGGTGATCCGGATCAAGGTATACCCGTTTGGCTAGGTGGGCCTAATATGAGATTGAGAAATGTTAGGATTAAGGTGATGGGAAATGAATGA
- a CDS encoding arginine deiminase family protein: MIAEWGKLRAVGMHKPGLEVMLGLLDPSSFLYERQFNWSKARREHDNLRRVLKEEGVKIYRLRQTIVNKIRRDDRFREKVIEKVGVNNDDPEFLVELLILRPILGYEKRDKGTHLEVKLTDPLSNLYFMRDQQITTEKGIIMGRMATHQREKEVEVMKLFWEALNIKYKEIGRGKFEGGDFFPMGDFNLVGVGVRTDLEGVSELFNILNGGEIGIIHWNREEFIHLDTFFNVGSSSSVVSVRSFMEESRVAVYYDRKIIRETTLYDYVVKEKGFNLIEVSVDEAKKYVTNFLTIDDGKIVSPKISANRKLEKEYDVIEVEVSNLTGGAGGIHCMTAVIRRD, translated from the coding sequence ATGATTGCTGAGTGGGGAAAGCTTAGAGCTGTAGGAATGCATAAGCCTGGCTTAGAGGTAATGCTGGGTCTTTTAGATCCCTCATCTTTCCTTTATGAAAGGCAATTCAATTGGAGTAAAGCTAGGAGAGAACATGATAATCTTAGAAGAGTGTTAAAAGAGGAAGGAGTTAAAATATATAGGCTAAGACAAACAATTGTGAACAAGATTAGAAGAGACGATAGATTTAGGGAGAAGGTGATAGAAAAAGTTGGAGTTAATAATGATGATCCCGAATTCCTTGTCGAGTTGTTGATCTTAAGACCTATTCTTGGTTACGAGAAGAGGGATAAAGGTACACACTTAGAGGTTAAACTGACTGACCCTCTTTCCAATCTCTATTTCATGAGGGATCAACAGATTACTACGGAAAAAGGAATAATAATGGGAAGGATGGCTACACATCAGAGAGAAAAAGAAGTTGAAGTTATGAAGTTGTTTTGGGAAGCGTTAAATATAAAATATAAGGAAATAGGTAGAGGTAAATTTGAAGGTGGAGATTTCTTTCCAATGGGTGATTTCAATCTGGTAGGTGTTGGAGTTAGAACTGATTTAGAGGGTGTAAGTGAGTTATTTAATATTTTGAATGGAGGAGAGATAGGTATAATTCATTGGAATAGGGAAGAGTTCATTCATTTGGATACTTTCTTCAATGTTGGATCTTCTAGTTCAGTAGTTAGTGTTAGGAGTTTCATGGAAGAGAGTAGGGTTGCTGTCTATTACGATAGGAAGATCATAAGGGAGACTACGTTATACGATTACGTGGTTAAAGAAAAGGGATTTAATTTAATTGAAGTGAGTGTGGATGAGGCAAAAAAGTATGTAACTAATTTTTTGACCATAGACGACGGTAAGATTGTCTCTCCTAAAATTTCCGCAAATAGGAAGCTTGAAAAAGAGTATGATGTAATAGAGGTTGAAGTTTCAAATTTGACTGGTGGTGCCGGTGGGATTCATTGTATGACAGCTGTGATAAGGAGGGATTGA